Proteins from a genomic interval of Rhodococcus rhodochrous:
- a CDS encoding ParA family protein, translating into MGTPRPPATYMEPEHLRSHTVPVDAHGREDTDRTSTTEPTTTSGTAAEPDLGPTGRPRRPVPEPVPLSTHGPARIIAMCNQKGGVGKTTSTINLGASLAEYGRRVLLVDLDPQGALSAGLGVAHHDLDLTVHNLLVEPRVSTDDVLVRTHVEGLDLLPSNIDLSAAEIQLVSEVGREQALGRALYPMLDRYDYILVDCQPSLGLLTVNALACADSVLIPMECEFFSLRGLALLNDTVAKVRDRLNPKLAVAGILVTMFDQRTLHGREVMSRVVEVFGDLVYDAVINRTVKFPETSVAGEPITRWAPTSAGAESYRALAREVIHRSGR; encoded by the coding sequence GTGGGCACACCTCGGCCACCCGCCACGTACATGGAGCCGGAGCACCTCCGGTCGCACACCGTCCCGGTCGACGCACACGGCCGCGAGGACACCGACAGAACGTCCACCACCGAGCCGACCACGACCTCCGGAACCGCCGCCGAGCCCGATCTCGGACCGACCGGCCGGCCACGCCGTCCCGTCCCGGAGCCGGTGCCGTTGTCCACCCACGGACCGGCCCGCATCATCGCGATGTGCAACCAGAAGGGCGGGGTCGGCAAGACCACCTCGACCATCAACCTCGGGGCGTCCCTCGCCGAGTACGGGCGTCGCGTCCTGCTCGTCGACCTCGATCCGCAGGGCGCACTGTCCGCCGGACTCGGTGTCGCCCACCACGATCTCGATCTCACCGTGCACAACCTGCTCGTCGAACCGCGGGTGTCCACCGACGACGTGCTCGTGCGCACCCACGTCGAGGGCCTCGACCTGCTGCCGAGCAACATCGACCTGTCGGCGGCCGAGATCCAGCTCGTCTCCGAGGTCGGCCGCGAACAGGCCCTGGGCCGCGCCCTGTACCCGATGCTCGACCGCTACGACTACATCCTCGTCGACTGCCAGCCGTCGCTGGGGCTGCTCACCGTCAACGCGCTCGCCTGCGCCGACTCGGTGCTCATCCCCATGGAATGCGAGTTCTTCAGCCTGCGCGGCCTGGCACTGCTCAACGACACCGTCGCCAAGGTCCGCGACCGGCTCAACCCGAAGCTCGCCGTCGCCGGCATCCTCGTCACCATGTTCGACCAGCGCACCCTGCACGGTCGTGAGGTGATGTCGCGGGTCGTGGAGGTCTTCGGCGATCTCGTCTACGACGCCGTCATCAACCGCACCGTCAAGTTCCCGGAGACCAGCGTCGCCGGCGAACCCATCACCCGCTGGGCGCCCACCTCCGCCGGCGCCGAGTCGTACCGCGCCCTCGCGCGGGAAGTGATCCACCGGAGCGGTCGCTGA
- the xerD gene encoding site-specific tyrosine recombinase XerD gives MLPGEERPATQVAPQPSPTLTGQLDAYLAHLTVERGVAANTLASYRRDLLRYVEHLTDIHIGDLADVHEHHISDFAASLRRGDPERNRPALAASSAARALIAVRGLHRFAAAEGQTPVDVARTVKPPAPGRRLPKALTVDQVTAILDAAAPDADGPRSLRDRALLELLYSTGARISEAVGLDVDDIDTESRTVLLRGKGGKQRLVPVGRPALGALDAYLVRGRPALATGRTAAVFLNARGGRLSRQSAWKVLQTAAERAGVDVGVSPHTLRHSFATHLLDGGADVRVVQELLGHASVTTTQIYTLVTAGALREVWAQAHPRAR, from the coding sequence GTGCTGCCCGGTGAGGAGCGTCCCGCCACGCAGGTCGCTCCGCAGCCGTCCCCGACACTCACCGGGCAACTCGACGCCTATCTCGCGCACCTGACCGTCGAACGGGGGGTCGCGGCGAACACCCTCGCCTCCTACCGCCGCGACCTGCTGCGCTACGTCGAACACCTCACCGACATCCACATCGGCGACCTCGCCGACGTGCACGAACACCACATCAGCGACTTCGCCGCGAGCCTGCGCCGCGGAGACCCGGAACGCAACCGCCCGGCGCTGGCAGCGAGCTCGGCCGCCCGCGCCCTGATCGCCGTGCGCGGCCTGCACCGCTTCGCCGCCGCCGAAGGACAGACCCCGGTCGACGTCGCCCGCACCGTCAAACCCCCGGCGCCCGGGCGTCGCCTGCCCAAGGCGCTGACCGTCGACCAGGTCACCGCGATCCTCGATGCCGCCGCCCCCGACGCCGACGGACCCCGCAGTCTGCGCGACCGCGCCCTGCTCGAACTGCTGTACTCCACCGGCGCCCGCATCTCCGAGGCCGTCGGACTCGACGTCGATGACATCGACACCGAATCGCGCACCGTGCTGCTGCGCGGCAAGGGCGGCAAGCAGCGACTCGTCCCGGTCGGACGCCCGGCGCTCGGCGCGCTCGACGCCTATCTCGTGCGGGGACGACCCGCCCTGGCGACCGGCCGCACCGCCGCGGTCTTCCTCAACGCGCGCGGCGGCCGCCTGTCGCGGCAGAGCGCGTGGAAGGTGCTGCAGACCGCCGCCGAACGCGCCGGAGTCGACGTCGGGGTGTCCCCACACACGCTGCGGCACTCCTTCGCGACGCACCTGCTCGACGGTGGCGCCGACGTACGCGTGGTACAGGAGTTACTGGGGCATGCTTCTGTGACGACCACGCAGATATACACCCTGGTCACCGCCGGTGCCCTCCGCGAAGTATGGGCGCAGGCGCATCCGCGGGCACGATGA
- a CDS encoding NUDIX domain-containing protein produces the protein MAQRHDFRTLDSRRIYTGAIVSLRVDDVAMPDGHTAEREVVEHHGAVAVVAVDEQDRVVLVHQYRHPLGRRLWELPAGLLDAPGEDPLDTARRELAEETGLAAADWELLVDIALSPGFTDEAVRVFAARGLSEVDRPEPEHEEADLEVRRVPVDEAVAMVLRGEIVNATAVSGLLAFATARATGTATRAPDAPWPDRPTTFARTRAEG, from the coding sequence ATGGCGCAGCGACACGACTTCCGCACCCTGGACAGCCGGCGGATCTACACGGGCGCCATCGTGTCGCTGCGCGTCGACGACGTGGCGATGCCCGACGGGCACACCGCCGAACGCGAAGTGGTCGAACACCACGGCGCGGTCGCGGTGGTGGCCGTCGACGAGCAGGACCGGGTGGTGCTCGTGCACCAGTACCGGCACCCGCTCGGCCGGCGACTGTGGGAACTGCCCGCCGGCCTGCTCGACGCCCCCGGGGAGGATCCCCTCGACACCGCCCGCCGCGAACTCGCCGAGGAGACCGGGCTGGCCGCCGCCGACTGGGAACTCCTCGTCGACATCGCGCTCTCACCCGGATTCACCGACGAAGCGGTGCGCGTCTTCGCCGCCCGCGGCCTGAGCGAGGTCGACCGGCCCGAACCCGAGCACGAGGAGGCCGATCTCGAGGTCCGCCGCGTCCCGGTCGACGAGGCCGTGGCGATGGTGCTGCGCGGGGAGATCGTCAACGCCACCGCGGTGTCCGGTCTCCTCGCGTTCGCGACCGCCCGCGCGACGGGCACCGCGACCCGCGCACCGGACGCGCCGTGGCCGGACCGGCCCACCACCTTCGCCCGCACGCGCGCGGAGGGGTGA
- a CDS encoding CTP synthase — translation MPQSRHSRTPTKHIFVSGGVASSLGKGLTASSLGTLLTARGMRVTMQKLDPYLNVDPGTMNPFQHGEVFVTEDGAETDLDVGHYERFLDRDLSADANVTTGQVYSTVIAKERRGEYLGDTVQVIPHITDEIKRRILAMAAPDAEGQTPDVVITEIGGTVGDIESQPFLEAARQVRHEVGRDNCFFLHVSLVPYLGPSGELKTKPTQHSVAALRNIGIQPDALVLRCDRDVPASLKAKISLMCDVDVAGCISCPDAPSIYDIPKVLHSEGLDAYVVRQLGLPFRDVDWTVWGNLLERVHNPRETVEVALVGKYIDLPDAYLSVTEALRAGGFAHHAKVKIRWVASDECETEAGAEKHLGDVDAVLIPGGFGIRGIEGKLGAIRFARTRRIPLLGLCLGLQCVVIEAARSVGIEDASSTEFDPDTTAPVISTMADQEQAVAGEADLGGTMRLGAYPAALKKGSVVARAYGSEQVSERHRHRYEVNNAYRDKIAKSGLVFSGTSPDGRLVEFVEYPAEQHPFFVATQAHPELKSRPTRPHPLFSGLVAAALQYKAAERLPVDIHGEDSTSEESVGSTASTSTAGDAE, via the coding sequence TTGCCACAGTCACGCCACTCGCGTACCCCTACCAAGCACATCTTCGTCAGCGGGGGCGTCGCGTCCTCTCTCGGCAAGGGGCTCACAGCGTCGAGCCTGGGCACTCTGCTCACCGCACGCGGCATGCGCGTGACGATGCAGAAGCTCGACCCGTACCTCAATGTCGACCCCGGCACGATGAATCCGTTCCAGCACGGTGAGGTCTTCGTCACCGAGGACGGCGCCGAGACCGACCTCGACGTGGGCCACTACGAGCGCTTCCTCGACCGCGACCTGTCCGCCGACGCGAACGTCACCACCGGCCAGGTGTACTCCACTGTCATCGCCAAGGAACGTCGCGGCGAATATCTCGGCGACACCGTGCAGGTCATCCCGCACATCACCGACGAGATCAAGCGCCGCATCCTCGCGATGGCCGCACCCGACGCCGAGGGCCAGACCCCGGACGTGGTGATCACCGAGATCGGTGGCACCGTCGGCGACATCGAGTCGCAGCCCTTCCTCGAGGCCGCCCGCCAGGTCCGCCACGAGGTCGGCCGCGACAACTGCTTCTTCCTGCACGTCTCGCTCGTGCCCTATCTCGGGCCGTCCGGTGAGCTGAAGACCAAGCCCACCCAGCACTCGGTGGCCGCACTGCGCAACATCGGTATCCAGCCCGACGCGCTCGTGCTGCGCTGCGACCGCGACGTGCCGGCCTCGCTCAAGGCGAAGATCTCGCTGATGTGCGACGTCGACGTCGCCGGCTGCATCTCCTGCCCCGACGCGCCGAGCATCTACGACATCCCGAAGGTGCTGCACAGCGAGGGACTCGACGCCTACGTCGTGCGCCAGCTCGGCCTGCCCTTCCGGGACGTCGACTGGACGGTGTGGGGCAACCTGCTCGAGCGGGTCCACAACCCCCGCGAGACCGTCGAGGTCGCGCTCGTCGGCAAGTACATCGACCTGCCCGATGCCTACCTGTCGGTCACCGAGGCGCTGCGCGCCGGCGGTTTCGCACACCACGCGAAGGTCAAGATCCGCTGGGTCGCCTCCGACGAGTGCGAGACCGAGGCCGGTGCCGAGAAGCACCTCGGCGACGTCGACGCCGTCCTGATCCCCGGCGGCTTCGGCATCCGCGGCATCGAGGGCAAGCTCGGCGCCATCCGTTTCGCCCGCACCCGCCGGATCCCGCTGCTCGGCCTGTGCCTGGGCCTGCAGTGCGTCGTCATCGAGGCTGCCCGGTCGGTCGGCATCGAGGACGCCTCGTCCACCGAGTTCGATCCCGACACCACCGCCCCGGTGATCTCCACGATGGCGGACCAGGAACAGGCGGTCGCCGGTGAGGCCGATCTCGGCGGCACCATGCGTCTCGGCGCCTACCCGGCCGCGCTGAAGAAGGGCTCGGTCGTGGCCAGGGCCTACGGCAGCGAGCAGGTCTCCGAACGGCACCGGCACCGCTACGAGGTCAACAACGCCTACCGCGACAAGATCGCCAAGTCCGGTCTGGTGTTCTCCGGCACCTCCCCGGACGGGCGACTCGTCGAGTTCGTCGAGTACCCGGCCGAGCAGCATCCGTTCTTCGTCGCCACCCAGGCGCACCCGGAACTCAAGAGCCGACCCACCCGCCCGCACCCGCTGTTCTCCGGACTCGTCGCCGCTGCACTGCAGTACAAGGCGGCCGAACGGCTCCCCGTCGACATCCACGGCGAGGACAGCACCTCCGAGGAATCGGTCGGTTCGACCGCGTCGACGTCCACCGCCGGCGACGCCGAGTAG
- a CDS encoding copper transporter, with product MISMRHHVVSLVAVFLGLAVGIVLGSGLLADSVVSGLRDDKAELRREIQEAEDHGSRLEAQLLAADGFDSTIGPRIVRDELLDRTVLLVTTPDAAPEDVDAVVRSVGDAGGRVTARIALTESFVDASGTDQLRTTVTNVVPAGVELQTGAVDPGSLAGDLLGAVLLVDPGTGQPRSTPEERALALTTLRSGGFITYEDGQVEPAQSALVVTGDHSGNAERAGNRGSLVARFAGVVDGRGAGAVLAGRTGAAEGNGPIAVVRADAALAAGLSTVDNLDRESGRLTTVLALREQYDGGTGRYGTGPSATAVTVGSPAR from the coding sequence GTGATCTCGATGCGCCATCACGTCGTCTCCCTGGTGGCGGTGTTCCTCGGTCTGGCGGTCGGGATCGTGCTCGGCTCCGGGTTGCTGGCAGACAGCGTCGTCTCCGGCCTGCGCGACGACAAGGCCGAGCTGCGCCGCGAGATCCAGGAGGCCGAGGACCACGGCAGCCGGCTCGAGGCCCAACTGCTCGCCGCCGACGGGTTCGACTCGACCATCGGCCCGCGGATCGTGCGCGACGAACTGCTCGACCGCACCGTCCTCCTCGTGACCACCCCGGACGCCGCCCCCGAGGACGTCGACGCCGTCGTCCGGTCCGTCGGTGACGCCGGCGGCCGGGTCACCGCGCGGATCGCGCTGACCGAGTCGTTCGTCGACGCCTCCGGCACCGACCAGCTCCGCACGACCGTCACCAACGTCGTGCCCGCCGGGGTGGAACTGCAGACCGGCGCCGTCGACCCGGGCAGCCTCGCCGGGGATCTGCTCGGCGCGGTGCTGCTCGTCGATCCGGGAACCGGACAGCCGCGCAGCACCCCCGAGGAACGCGCCCTCGCTCTGACCACGCTGCGCAGCGGTGGTTTCATCACCTACGAGGACGGTCAGGTCGAACCGGCCCAGAGCGCCCTCGTCGTCACCGGCGACCACAGCGGAAACGCCGAACGCGCCGGCAACCGCGGGTCGCTCGTCGCGCGCTTCGCCGGGGTCGTCGACGGCCGCGGCGCCGGCGCGGTGCTCGCCGGCCGCACGGGGGCGGCGGAGGGCAACGGACCGATCGCCGTCGTACGGGCCGACGCCGCACTCGCCGCGGGCCTGTCCACGGTCGACAACCTCGACCGCGAATCGGGGCGCCTGACGACGGTTCTGGCGCTGCGCGAGCAGTACGACGGGGGCACCGGACGGTACGGGACGGGGCCGAGCGCCACCGCCGTCACCGTCGGCTCCCCGGCCCGCTGA
- the steA gene encoding putative cytokinetic ring protein SteA: MKMPALLSRNNETLPGVSGIARVDRNTAKLLRRIGPGDVVVLDAIDLDRVTADALVEAGVTAVINASPSISGRYPNLGPEVIVAHDIVLVDNVGTEVFKKIKDGAKVRVHEGGVYAGEKLLIEGDEQTDIEISDRMIEARTGLVDHLEAFSGNTIEFIRSESPLLIDGVGIPDIDLDLRDRHVVVVSDGPGHVQDLKDLKPFIKEYSPILVGVGPGADALSKAGYRPDLIVGDPDEIGTSTLKSGAEVVLPADPDGHAPGLERIQDLGIGAMTFPAVGTPTDLALLLVEHHGAALVVTVGSTVSLDEFFDHGRRDTNPSAVMTRLKVGPKLVDAKAVATLYRSRVSGGVIALLVFAALIAVIAALAVSNLGGDVVELARQWWDSAVEWIRGLRA, from the coding sequence ATGAAGATGCCGGCGCTGCTGTCCCGTAACAACGAAACGTTGCCCGGAGTGAGTGGCATTGCCCGGGTCGACAGGAACACCGCGAAACTGCTGCGCCGGATCGGTCCCGGTGACGTGGTCGTCCTCGATGCCATCGACCTCGACCGCGTCACCGCCGACGCGCTCGTCGAAGCGGGCGTCACCGCGGTGATCAACGCGTCCCCGTCGATCTCGGGCCGGTACCCGAATCTCGGTCCCGAGGTGATCGTCGCGCACGACATCGTGCTCGTCGACAACGTCGGCACCGAGGTCTTCAAGAAGATCAAGGACGGCGCGAAGGTCCGGGTGCACGAGGGCGGCGTGTACGCGGGGGAGAAGCTGCTCATCGAGGGGGACGAGCAGACCGACATCGAGATCTCCGACCGCATGATCGAGGCGCGGACCGGGCTCGTCGACCACCTCGAAGCGTTCTCGGGCAACACCATCGAGTTCATCCGCTCGGAGAGCCCGTTGCTCATCGACGGCGTCGGCATCCCCGACATCGATCTGGACCTGCGCGACCGGCACGTCGTCGTCGTCTCCGACGGCCCCGGGCACGTGCAGGACCTCAAGGATCTCAAGCCGTTCATCAAGGAGTACTCGCCGATCCTGGTGGGTGTCGGCCCCGGCGCGGACGCCCTCTCCAAGGCGGGCTATCGCCCCGACCTGATCGTCGGCGACCCCGACGAGATCGGCACCTCGACCCTCAAGTCCGGCGCCGAAGTGGTGCTGCCCGCGGACCCGGACGGCCACGCCCCGGGTCTCGAGCGGATCCAGGATCTCGGCATCGGCGCGATGACCTTCCCCGCCGTCGGCACCCCCACCGACCTGGCGCTGCTGCTCGTCGAGCATCACGGCGCGGCGCTGGTGGTGACCGTCGGCAGCACCGTCTCGCTCGACGAGTTCTTCGACCACGGTCGCCGCGACACCAATCCGTCGGCGGTGATGACCCGTCTGAAGGTCGGACCGAAACTCGTCGACGCGAAGGCCGTGGCCACCCTCTACCGCAGTCGCGTCTCGGGCGGCGTGATCGCCCTGCTCGTCTTCGCGGCCCTCATCGCCGTGATTGCCGCGCTCGCCGTGTCCAATCTCGGTGGCGACGTCGTCGAACTCGCCCGTCAGTGGTGGGACTCCGCCGTCGAGTGGATTCGGGGTCTGCGCGCGTGA
- the recN gene encoding DNA repair protein RecN, whose amino-acid sequence MLAEIRIDNLGVISEAYARFHGGLTVLTGETGAGKTMVVTSLHLLSGVRADPSRVRVGASRAVVEGRFEIEPAPSHIEQQIAELLESTGAQRDEDGSIIAVRAVGSDGRSRAHLGGRSVPVGVLSEFTGPLLTVHGQNDQLRLLRPDEQRAALDRFGGKTVAGLLDRYRTRRRRWLEARAELQERTERSRELAQEADRLHFGLDEIDRVAPEPGEDTRIVDEVRRLSDLDSLREAATVAHNALAGDDSGDADAYSAALDLLGEARARLEGCDDPALRELGPRLGEAIAVVTDVTGDISGYLSDLPSDPSALETLLNRQAELKNLTRKYAADIDGVLEWAREARERLSGLDVSAEAIDKLAAEVDAEAAATAEAATALSTARHKVAGKLARAVSKELSGLAMGRAVLDVHIADRAATASDTAPLQVGDRLLHAGESGIDEVEFRLAPHSDAPARLLARSASGGELSRVMLALEVVLAGSERGATMVFDEVDAGVGGRAAVEIGRRLARLSRTHQVIVVTHLPQVAAFADTHLVVDKVDDRAGVISSGVRTLSEEERVTELARMLAGLDDTETGRAHAEELLAVAHAERTG is encoded by the coding sequence ATGCTCGCAGAGATCCGGATCGACAACCTGGGTGTGATCTCCGAGGCGTACGCGCGCTTCCACGGGGGACTGACGGTGCTCACCGGCGAGACCGGTGCCGGCAAGACGATGGTCGTCACGAGCCTGCACCTGCTCTCCGGGGTGCGCGCCGACCCCTCCCGGGTGCGGGTCGGCGCCAGCCGCGCCGTGGTCGAAGGACGCTTCGAGATCGAACCGGCGCCCAGCCACATCGAACAGCAGATCGCCGAACTGCTCGAGTCCACCGGTGCCCAGCGCGACGAGGACGGCAGCATCATCGCCGTGCGCGCCGTGGGCAGCGACGGCCGCTCCCGCGCCCACCTCGGCGGACGCAGCGTGCCGGTGGGGGTGCTGTCCGAGTTCACCGGGCCGTTGCTGACCGTGCACGGCCAGAACGACCAGCTGCGGCTGCTGCGTCCCGACGAGCAGCGCGCCGCGCTCGACCGGTTCGGCGGCAAGACCGTCGCCGGTCTGCTCGACCGCTACCGCACCCGGCGGCGTCGCTGGCTCGAGGCCCGCGCCGAGCTGCAGGAACGCACCGAACGGTCGCGTGAGCTCGCGCAGGAGGCCGACCGCCTGCACTTCGGACTCGACGAGATCGACCGCGTCGCACCCGAACCGGGGGAGGACACCCGCATCGTCGACGAGGTGCGACGCCTGTCCGACCTCGACTCGCTGCGCGAGGCGGCCACCGTCGCGCACAACGCCCTCGCCGGCGACGACAGCGGCGACGCCGACGCGTACTCGGCGGCACTCGACCTGCTCGGCGAGGCCCGCGCCCGCCTCGAGGGCTGCGACGATCCCGCCCTGCGCGAGCTCGGCCCCCGCCTCGGCGAGGCGATCGCGGTGGTCACCGACGTCACCGGCGACATCTCCGGTTATCTGTCCGACCTGCCGTCCGACCCGAGCGCGCTCGAGACGCTGCTCAACCGGCAGGCGGAACTGAAGAACCTCACCCGGAAGTACGCCGCCGACATCGACGGCGTCCTCGAGTGGGCGCGCGAGGCCCGCGAACGCCTGTCCGGACTGGACGTCTCCGCGGAGGCGATCGACAAGCTCGCCGCCGAGGTCGACGCGGAGGCCGCCGCGACCGCGGAGGCCGCCACCGCCCTGTCGACGGCGCGGCACAAGGTCGCCGGCAAACTCGCGAGGGCCGTGAGCAAGGAACTGTCCGGCCTCGCGATGGGGCGCGCCGTGCTCGACGTGCACATCGCCGACCGCGCGGCGACCGCGAGCGACACCGCGCCACTGCAGGTCGGCGACCGGCTCCTGCACGCCGGCGAATCCGGGATCGACGAAGTGGAGTTCCGACTCGCCCCGCACAGCGACGCCCCGGCCCGCCTGCTCGCCCGCAGCGCGTCCGGCGGTGAGCTCTCCCGCGTCATGCTCGCCCTCGAAGTGGTGCTCGCCGGTTCCGAGCGCGGCGCGACGATGGTCTTCGACGAGGTCGACGCCGGGGTCGGCGGCCGCGCCGCCGTCGAGATCGGCCGGCGACTCGCGCGCCTGTCGCGCACCCACCAGGTCATCGTGGTCACGCACCTGCCGCAGGTCGCGGCGTTCGCCGACACCCATCTCGTCGTCGACAAGGTCGACGACCGCGCCGGGGTGATCAGCAGCGGGGTGCGCACCCTCAGCGAGGAGGAGAGGGTCACCGAACTGGCCCGCATGCTCGCCGGTCTCGACGACACCGAGACCGGGCGTGCGCACGCCGAGGAACTGCTGGCCGTCGCCCACGCCGAGCGCACCGGCTGA
- a CDS encoding NAD kinase gives MSEETAAADAVRSGREILLVSHSGRDEIAGTALRVAKILGEAGIGLRTLDDESVSNGLGVLALPGSFISVVEPGPEAAAGCEMVIVLGGDGSFLRAAELAQYSAVPVLGINLGRIGFLAESEAEHLEEALMQVVRREYRVEQRMTLDVTVRMDDEVLDRGWALNEASLENKSRLGVLEVVLEVDGRPVSSFGCDGVLVATPTGSTAYAFSAGGPIVWPELEALLVIPSNAHALFARPLVTSPESIIAVETLAGGHDGVVFCDGRRVIDVPAGARLEVVRGCDPVRWVRLDSAPFADRMVRKFELPVKGWRGRKL, from the coding sequence GTGAGCGAAGAGACCGCCGCGGCCGACGCGGTGCGATCGGGCCGGGAGATCCTGCTGGTCTCCCATTCGGGGCGCGACGAGATCGCCGGCACCGCGCTGCGGGTCGCGAAGATCCTCGGTGAGGCCGGCATCGGTCTGCGCACCCTCGACGACGAGTCGGTGAGCAACGGACTCGGCGTCCTCGCCCTGCCGGGCAGTTTCATCAGCGTCGTCGAACCGGGGCCGGAGGCGGCCGCCGGATGCGAGATGGTGATCGTCCTCGGCGGCGACGGCAGTTTCCTGCGGGCGGCCGAACTCGCGCAGTACTCGGCGGTGCCCGTCCTCGGTATCAACCTCGGCCGCATCGGTTTCCTCGCCGAGTCCGAGGCCGAACACCTCGAGGAAGCGCTCATGCAGGTGGTGCGCCGCGAGTACCGCGTCGAACAGCGCATGACCCTCGACGTGACGGTGCGCATGGACGACGAGGTCCTCGACCGCGGGTGGGCGCTCAACGAGGCGAGTCTCGAGAACAAGTCGCGGCTCGGGGTCCTCGAGGTGGTGCTCGAGGTCGACGGCCGTCCCGTCTCGTCGTTCGGCTGCGACGGAGTTCTCGTCGCAACCCCGACGGGTTCGACGGCCTACGCCTTCTCGGCCGGCGGACCGATCGTGTGGCCCGAACTCGAAGCGCTGCTGGTGATCCCGAGCAATGCACACGCTCTGTTCGCGCGCCCGCTGGTGACCAGCCCCGAGTCGATCATCGCCGTCGAGACCCTTGCGGGTGGCCACGACGGGGTGGTCTTCTGCGACGGTCGCCGCGTCATCGACGTCCCGGCCGGGGCCCGGCTCGAGGTGGTGCGAGGATGCGATCCGGTCCGGTGGGTGCGGCTGGATTCGGCGCCGTTCGCGGATCGGATGGTGCGCAAGTTCGAACTTCCGGTGAAGGGCTGGCGGGGAAGGAAACTCTGA